The Clostridium sp. DL-VIII DNA window TTCTTTCTTTTTTTACTTTACTATGAATCATTCTGTTAATGCCAAACAAATTATAAAGTTGCATCTTAGTTAAAAGTGTATATCTACCTTTCATTTTTCTTCCTCCTTTAGGAAAATTTCTTCAAGGCTATCATTCCCTAAAATTTCCTCAGTATTTCCATTTAACACTTGTTTACCTTGTTTTATTATTACAATTTTATTACAAAGCTTTTCTGCAACATCTAGCACATGAGTTGAGAAAAAAATTGCACTTCCCTCTGCACATAATTCTTTCATCATATTTTTTAATTGAAACGCTGCTTTAGGATCAAGCCCTACAAACGGCTCATCTAGAAGTAATAACTTTGGTTTGTGTAAAAACGCAGCAATTATAGCAAGTTTCTGCTTCATCCCATGAGAATATGAACTAATTAAATCACCAAGATTTTTAGTTATTTCAAATAAATCTGAATATTTTTCAATCCTCTTCTTTCTAATTTCTATATCTACATTAAACATATCTCCAATATAATTTAAATATTGAATACCTGTAACATATTCATATAAATCAGGATTATCCGGAATATATGCTAAAACAGATTTACATGCTATAGGATCTTCTTTTATTGAATTGCCATTTATCAGTATTTCACCCTTTTCAAAGTCCAGTACTCCCACCACGGACCTAATTGTAGTTGTTTTTCCTGCTCCATTATGCCCTATAAAACCATAAATATCTCCTGATTCAACTATTAAATTAAAATTTGATACTGCCTCTTTGTTCTTTAAATACATTTTTGAAAAATTCTTAATTTCCAAAATTTCATTCTTCATAATACCCTCCTAATTGTTAAAATATATACCATATTTAATTAAAAATAAAAACATTTGTATCGATTATATATATATATGTGTTAATTATACTATACCATTTCTTTAATTAAATTTTTAAACCAGCAACAATCATAACTTAATCATTGCTGATGTGTAATTTATGATGATATATTAAAATTCGCCTTAATTTTAGATAATATTGGAAAGTATAAATATTACTCCTATATGTAATGGATAAAATATATAGAATAGAAACTTTAATCCTTTTCCTTTTTCTCCATTATATAATAATAAAAATGGTACTGTAATTATCATTATCCATTGATAATTTACAAAAAATAAATTACTCATAGTCATTCCTATAAGCGCTGTACTAGTAAATTCAAATAACGAATATAAACAATACATAATTGTAAGTTTCTTTTTGTTACTTCTAAATAAATACATTCCCACTCCTAATATAATCCATTGAAAGCCACCATCACAATAAATAAAATTAGGTAAAAAATTTGTGATGCACTCACACTTTGATGTATATTCAATCAATGAGCTTTGACTTAAAGTATTAAGTTGATTAATTGGTATAAATAAAATTGTTATTATATATCCTATGATAGTTTGAGTTAGTATAAAACCTACAAATGCTATTATCTTCTTTTTAACAGATAATCCAGAATTAATTATGTATATAAAAACTCCTATTATAAATAATGTTGCAAACATTGAATTCATCAAAGGTTGTTGAGAATTTGGAAATATATTCATTAAAATTATTTCTTCAATTCCTAACACAACTGAAGCCGCATACAAACGAATTATATATTTTTTTCTGGCACTTGTATGAATCATCCCTTGAACTAAACAAAATATAAATATTGGTGCTGCCATTCTACCAATCCATCTAAATTCTATTGGAAATATATCTGGCATATACATATTTAAATGATCAAGTACCATAAAACAAAGTGCTAATATCTTTAAAACAAATATATTCATTTTTTCCCCTCTTACTAAACTTTAGTAATTGCCTCCCCAAAAGAAACTTTGCTTTTATGAGAATATGCAATCTTATATTTCAATAACTTCTACCCTAAAACCAAATTTTTAAAAATACGAAACAAATAGAAAATATTTCTCAGTTTGCTAGATTTATAATCAGTATTAATTATCTCTGACTCAACTCTCAGCTTTTAGATTCCTACTTAAACTTTTAACTTATTCAAGTTCCAACTTCTTAAAAAGCACTAGAGAATGGC harbors:
- a CDS encoding ABC transporter ATP-binding protein, with the translated sequence MLEIKNFSKMYLKNKEAVSNFNLIVESGDIYGFIGHNGAGKTTTIRSVVGVLDFEKGEILINGNSIKEDPIACKSVLAYIPDNPDLYEYVTGIQYLNYIGDMFNVDIEIRKKRIEKYSDLFEITKNLGDLISSYSHGMKQKLAIIAAFLHKPKLLLLDEPFVGLDPKAAFQLKNMMKELCAEGSAIFFSTHVLDVAEKLCNKIVIIKQGKQVLNGNTEEILGNDSLEEIFLKEEEK
- a CDS encoding TraX family protein, with product MNIFVLKILALCFMVLDHLNMYMPDIFPIEFRWIGRMAAPIFIFCLVQGMIHTSARKKYIIRLYAASVVLGIEEIILMNIFPNSQQPLMNSMFATLFIIGVFIYIINSGLSVKKKIIAFVGFILTQTIIGYIITILFIPINQLNTLSQSSLIEYTSKCECITNFLPNFIYCDGGFQWIILGVGMYLFRSNKKKLTIMYCLYSLFEFTSTALIGMTMSNLFFVNYQWIMIITVPFLLLYNGEKGKGLKFLFYIFYPLHIGVIFILSNII